The Planctomycetota bacterium genome window below encodes:
- the moaC gene encoding cyclic pyranopterin monophosphate synthase MoaC yields MPDLSHFDEQGRSRMVDVGAKDVTARSARASARVRMLPETLRAILDRQISKGDVLEVARLAGIMAAKRTWELIPLCHPLPLDAVELELRPLDDTTLFIAATARATARTGVEMEALTAASVAALTVYDMCKAIDRGMTVEQIHLEEKQGGKSGHYVRDAT; encoded by the coding sequence ATGCCAGACCTTTCTCATTTCGACGAGCAAGGGCGCAGCCGGATGGTTGACGTCGGCGCCAAGGACGTCACTGCCCGGTCGGCGCGGGCCAGCGCTCGGGTGCGGATGCTCCCCGAGACGTTGCGGGCGATTCTGGATCGCCAGATCAGCAAGGGCGACGTGCTCGAAGTAGCCCGGCTGGCCGGCATCATGGCGGCCAAGCGGACCTGGGAGCTGATCCCGCTGTGTCATCCCTTGCCACTCGACGCGGTCGAGCTCGAGCTGCGCCCGCTGGACGACACGACCCTGTTCATCGCAGCCACGGCCCGGGCCACGGCACGCACCGGCGTCGAGATGGAAGCCCTCACCGCCGCCAGCGTCGCCGCCCTGACAGTCTATGACATGTGCAAGGCCATCGATCGCGGCATGACCGTCGAGCAGATCCACCTCGAAGAGAAACAAGGTGGCAAGAGCGGGCACTACGTGCGAGACGCTACCTAG
- the smc gene encoding chromosome segregation protein SMC: MLKALELVGFKSFADRTRFEFPRGITAVVGPNGSGKSNVVDAIKWVLGEQSVKSLRGKEMADCIFNGSATRSAVNTAETTLVFDNSQRRLAIDTPEVAITRRVYRSGEGEYLINHQPARLRDIRDLFSGTGVGSEAYGIIEQGKVDVLLQSSARDRRMIFEEAAGISRFKAKKIESLRRLERVEQNLLRLSDIVNEVESRLKSIRLQATKARRYQELADRLQQLRTNIAAADWRDLTARLHAIEADVATRREARDGWLAKTEALEAEATQLEELLANSEQEFRQREGRLTQNRQRMAALEAGIDHQRLRLVELDGEAERVRAQLLAMGTRTDDLRQLIDETAAATADAERRFRENQSQVSQFDDELTRLGQVLEQARAEAERLRAAHVTTLRQAAAVAGDIGSIESLQAATQQTEIRHRQRLSELEAERQAIEQRRAQDQSSFRAAGEAAEQKQAELSRASARLVELRQQLSAHIADLNQLQQRHSGARERAALLDELESRLEGVGAGVKAVLMAARGADAPLKGVRGMVADLLRVNVETAPVIDAALGDRAQHLVVSDGQSLWNYLAEEPYRFKGRVSFLRLGDASVPPSPAAIDFSHEPGVVGRADRHVETDPAFAELAERLLGQTWIVRQLADAQRLAKTAQGAASFVTLAAEYVAADGTITVGPRHAGSGLLSRRSELRSLRLVLLDLEREIEATSAAQQAMELRIAAEDRRTEALSAERAQAIATLGEHRARLQAVQAQLEKLNAQVAGANTELNSTLAQLTEADRRLEAQRRALVEAEGIAVEAEQAASRALNKSAQIAEQRLEVQRQATLARVELAASEERFNALRARQQQFEQDRHERQHTLETLRNQLVQIANRHTSGELAILEAESELAELYLALDGLVAEIVAMQAARDDARWRRAQGTADAQAARAEVRKLEEHLHARQLEASQIELQRQSLADRLRDDYGIDLATLEHTPSEDELKEREAVDQEIADLRRKLSQLGNVNLEALGELDELEVRYTGLKAQYEDMDEARRSLAQIIEKINADSRRLFAATLDQVRVYFQTLFRKLFGGGQADIVLEEGVDMLESGIEIVARPPGKEPRNISLLSGGEKTMTCVALLLAIFQYRPSPFCVLDEVDAALDEANIERFVAVLQEFLTWTQFIVVTHSKKTMTCATTLYGVTMQESGVSKRVSVRFEDVSEGGHIQESGSTDTTQAA; encoded by the coding sequence ATGCTTAAAGCGCTCGAACTCGTCGGTTTCAAGAGCTTCGCCGACCGGACGCGCTTTGAGTTTCCGCGCGGGATCACGGCCGTCGTCGGCCCCAACGGCTCGGGCAAGTCGAACGTCGTCGACGCCATCAAGTGGGTGCTCGGCGAGCAGAGCGTGAAGAGCCTGCGCGGCAAGGAAATGGCCGACTGCATCTTCAATGGCTCGGCTACGCGGTCGGCCGTGAACACCGCCGAGACGACGCTGGTGTTCGACAATTCGCAGCGCCGTCTGGCCATCGACACCCCCGAGGTCGCCATCACGCGCCGGGTCTACCGGAGCGGCGAGGGGGAATACCTGATCAATCATCAGCCCGCCCGGCTGCGCGACATTCGCGACTTGTTCTCGGGCACGGGGGTCGGTTCGGAAGCCTATGGGATCATCGAGCAAGGCAAAGTCGACGTGCTGTTGCAATCGTCGGCGCGTGACCGCCGGATGATCTTTGAAGAGGCGGCCGGCATCAGCCGCTTCAAGGCCAAGAAGATCGAATCGCTCCGCCGGCTCGAGCGCGTCGAGCAAAACCTGCTGCGGCTGTCGGACATCGTCAACGAGGTCGAAAGCCGGTTGAAGTCGATCCGGCTACAAGCCACCAAGGCGCGGCGCTACCAGGAACTGGCCGATCGACTGCAACAGTTGCGCACGAACATCGCGGCGGCCGATTGGCGCGATCTGACCGCGCGGCTGCACGCGATCGAAGCCGACGTCGCGACGCGGCGCGAGGCGCGCGACGGCTGGCTGGCCAAGACCGAGGCGTTGGAAGCCGAAGCAACTCAGTTGGAAGAACTGCTCGCCAACTCCGAACAGGAGTTCCGTCAGCGCGAAGGCCGACTGACCCAGAATCGGCAACGGATGGCGGCGCTCGAAGCCGGCATCGACCATCAACGCCTGCGGCTCGTGGAACTCGACGGCGAAGCCGAGCGCGTCCGGGCGCAATTGCTGGCGATGGGTACGCGAACCGACGACCTGCGCCAATTGATCGACGAAACCGCCGCCGCCACGGCCGACGCCGAGCGGCGCTTTCGCGAGAATCAATCGCAAGTCTCCCAGTTCGACGACGAACTGACCCGGCTGGGGCAGGTGCTCGAGCAAGCCCGCGCCGAGGCGGAACGCCTGCGCGCGGCCCACGTCACGACGCTGCGCCAGGCCGCCGCGGTGGCTGGCGACATCGGTTCGATCGAGTCGCTGCAGGCCGCAACTCAACAGACCGAGATTCGCCACCGCCAGCGATTGTCCGAACTGGAAGCCGAGCGACAAGCGATCGAACAGCGACGGGCACAAGATCAATCATCCTTTCGCGCCGCCGGCGAAGCGGCCGAGCAAAAGCAGGCCGAGCTATCGCGCGCGAGCGCTCGGCTAGTCGAATTGCGTCAGCAACTAAGCGCCCACATCGCCGACTTGAACCAATTGCAGCAGCGTCACAGCGGCGCCCGCGAGCGGGCGGCATTGCTCGACGAACTGGAAAGCCGGCTCGAAGGGGTCGGCGCCGGCGTCAAGGCGGTGCTGATGGCTGCCCGCGGGGCCGACGCGCCGTTGAAGGGCGTGCGCGGCATGGTGGCGGACCTGCTACGGGTGAACGTCGAAACCGCCCCGGTGATCGACGCGGCGCTGGGGGATCGGGCTCAGCACCTGGTCGTGTCCGATGGTCAGTCCTTGTGGAACTACCTGGCCGAGGAGCCATACCGGTTTAAAGGCCGCGTTAGCTTCCTCCGACTGGGTGACGCGAGCGTCCCGCCATCGCCGGCTGCAATCGACTTTTCCCACGAGCCGGGCGTCGTCGGCCGCGCCGATCGGCACGTCGAAACTGATCCGGCCTTTGCTGAACTGGCCGAGCGGCTACTGGGCCAGACGTGGATCGTTCGCCAGCTTGCCGATGCCCAGCGGCTGGCAAAGACGGCCCAGGGGGCGGCGTCGTTCGTGACGTTGGCCGCGGAATATGTCGCCGCCGACGGGACGATCACGGTCGGGCCGCGTCATGCCGGCAGCGGGTTGCTATCGCGGCGGAGCGAGCTCCGTTCGTTGCGGCTGGTGCTGCTGGACCTGGAACGGGAAATCGAAGCGACCTCCGCGGCCCAGCAGGCGATGGAATTGCGGATTGCCGCCGAAGATCGGCGAACCGAGGCTCTGTCGGCCGAGCGGGCCCAGGCCATCGCCACGCTGGGGGAACATCGGGCGCGGCTGCAAGCCGTCCAAGCTCAACTGGAAAAACTGAACGCGCAGGTCGCGGGCGCGAACACCGAGTTGAATAGCACGCTGGCCCAGTTGACCGAGGCGGATCGGCGCCTTGAAGCCCAGCGTCGCGCCCTGGTCGAGGCCGAAGGGATCGCGGTCGAGGCCGAGCAAGCGGCAAGCCGCGCACTGAACAAATCGGCCCAGATCGCCGAGCAACGGCTGGAAGTGCAGCGGCAAGCGACGCTGGCACGTGTGGAATTGGCCGCCAGCGAGGAGCGATTCAACGCCCTGCGCGCGCGCCAGCAACAGTTCGAGCAAGACCGGCACGAACGCCAACATACGCTTGAAACGCTGCGCAATCAGTTGGTTCAGATTGCCAACCGGCACACCAGCGGCGAGTTGGCCATTCTGGAAGCCGAGTCGGAACTGGCCGAGTTGTATCTGGCGCTCGATGGACTGGTGGCGGAGATCGTGGCCATGCAAGCGGCGCGTGACGACGCCCGCTGGCGCCGCGCCCAAGGCACCGCCGACGCCCAGGCCGCCCGCGCGGAAGTGCGCAAGTTGGAAGAACATTTACACGCCCGCCAACTCGAAGCCAGCCAGATCGAACTGCAACGGCAATCACTGGCCGACCGACTGCGAGATGATTACGGCATCGATCTGGCGACGCTCGAGCACACGCCGAGCGAGGACGAGTTGAAGGAACGCGAGGCGGTCGATCAGGAAATCGCCGACCTGCGCCGCAAGTTAAGCCAGCTAGGAAACGTCAACCTTGAGGCGCTCGGCGAGCTCGACGAGCTGGAAGTCCGGTACACGGGACTAAAAGCTCAGTACGAGGACATGGACGAGGCCCGACGTTCGCTGGCGCAAATCATCGAAAAGATCAACGCCGACAGTCGGCGGCTATTTGCCGCCACGTTGGACCAGGTGCGGGTCTACTTCCAGACCTTGTTCCGCAAGCTGTTCGGCGGCGGCCAGGCGGACATCGTGCTGGAAGAAGGGGTCGACATGCTCGAAAGTGGCATCGAGATCGTCGCTCGACCGCCGGGCAAAGAGCCGCGCAACATTTCGCTGTTGAGCGGCGGCGAAAAGACGATGACCTGCGTGGCGCTGCTGCTAGCGATCTTCCAGTACCGGCCGAGCCCATTCTGTGTGCTCGACGAAGTCGACGCGGCGCTGGACGAAGCGAACATCGAGCGGTTTGTCGCGGTGCTGCAAGAGTTTTTGACCTGGACCCAGTTTATCGTCGTCACCCACTCGAAGAAGACGATGACTTGCGCCACCACGCTGTATGGCGTGACCATGCAGGAGTCCGGGGTCAGCAAGCGGGTCTCGGTTCGCTTTGAAGATGTGAGCGAAGGCGGCCACATCCAAGAGTCGGGTTCCACCGACACGACGCAAGCGGCATAA
- the nrdR gene encoding transcriptional repressor NrdR: MNCPFCRFDNDRVIDSRASEDGFAIRRRRECLNCKRRYTTYERLEEPAIKVVKKDGTRTPFEREKIKRGLEKACWKRPISDEQIESVVAAVEADVHQNFETEVQSEYLGELVMQHLRQLDQVAFVRFASVYREFKDVRDFVDELEPMLEERPPQRP; this comes from the coding sequence ATGAATTGTCCGTTCTGCCGATTTGACAACGACCGTGTGATCGACTCGCGAGCCAGCGAAGACGGCTTTGCGATCCGGCGGCGGCGCGAGTGCTTGAACTGCAAGCGGCGGTACACCACCTACGAACGCCTGGAAGAGCCGGCGATTAAGGTCGTCAAGAAGGACGGTACCCGCACCCCGTTCGAGCGCGAAAAGATCAAGCGCGGACTGGAAAAGGCTTGTTGGAAGCGCCCGATCTCGGACGAGCAAATCGAATCGGTCGTCGCGGCCGTCGAAGCCGACGTCCATCAGAACTTCGAGACCGAAGTCCAAAGTGAATACCTGGGCGAGCTGGTGATGCAGCACCTCCGGCAGCTTGACCAGGTGGCCTTTGTTCGGTTCGCCAGCGTCTATCGCGAATTCAAGGACGTGCGCGACTTCGTCGACGAGCTGGAACCGATGCTCGAAGAACGCCCGCCGCAGCGGCCGTAA
- a CDS encoding helix-turn-helix domain-containing protein produces MKVFTTGQVAKICKVAPRTVSKWFDSGRLKGYRIPGSQDRRIPREYLIKFLKEHGMPLGDLEDEAMAKVLVVGQDQVLIENLKRELPLERSFKLSVASSGFEAGIQAESFHPDCIIVDFSIGRTEALQICQNLRRNVEFAETILIALLPDDGNTTSFDRSSINETFKKPFDAALLAERLKTLIGARKELVR; encoded by the coding sequence ATGAAGGTTTTCACAACGGGACAGGTCGCCAAGATTTGTAAGGTGGCCCCCCGCACCGTAAGTAAATGGTTCGATTCCGGCCGGCTGAAGGGTTATCGCATCCCTGGCTCGCAGGATCGTCGTATTCCTCGCGAATACCTGATCAAGTTCCTCAAGGAACACGGGATGCCGCTGGGCGATCTCGAAGATGAAGCAATGGCCAAGGTGCTGGTCGTGGGCCAGGACCAGGTGCTGATCGAGAACCTGAAGCGCGAACTACCGCTGGAACGGTCGTTCAAGCTGTCGGTTGCCTCGAGCGGCTTCGAAGCTGGTATCCAGGCCGAAAGCTTCCACCCGGACTGCATCATCGTCGACTTCTCGATCGGCCGGACCGAAGCGCTGCAGATTTGCCAGAACCTGCGCCGCAATGTCGAGTTCGCCGAAACGATCCTGATCGCCTTGCTGCCGGATGACGGCAACACGACGAGCTTCGATCGCTCGAGCATCAACGAGACGTTCAAGAAGCCGTTCGACGCCGCCTTGTTGGCCGAACGCCTGAAGACGTTGATTGGCGCCCGCAAGGAGCTGGTCCGCTAG
- a CDS encoding trypsin-like peptidase domain-containing protein encodes MLIFGFLAARPAAAQEVDGLQAAVAIEKAMTQAIASAERSVVAIARIGPRDQAPAVVQNGPLQFGQINTIKENDPTSPEFVPTEFGTGVVIDEAGLILTCHHVVDPQPTADHYITTVDRRTFVARLLASDAKCDLAILKVEGKPSDYKFSPIKLGDAKTLKKGQIVLALGNPYAIARDGQVSASWGIISNLTRKVVGNNEPSPQQKTLYQFGSLIQTDAKLNLGTSGGPLLNLRGEMIGLTTALAASVGFEQSAGFAIPVDDTFRRLLEPLKQGRSVSYGYLGVQPSNLAYQQRMHGMQGVVVEMVSPHTPAARSDLRRGDLVTAIDGVPVYDADALRLAIAAHGPRAVTSFRVNRDGRQMVIPIRLSKSPNPLPQVVTQQEPLWRGMRVDYPVSIMQLIPLFGEEHDDSGVRVIDVEANSPAAKAGIVRGMLVTRVNDLPVYDPEEFHERVDTMQGAVELTASINTRPQQHIVEQQ; translated from the coding sequence TTGCTTATCTTTGGCTTTTTGGCCGCACGGCCAGCGGCGGCCCAGGAAGTCGACGGCCTGCAAGCCGCTGTGGCGATCGAAAAGGCGATGACCCAGGCGATTGCGTCGGCCGAACGCTCGGTCGTGGCGATCGCTCGCATCGGACCGCGCGACCAAGCGCCGGCAGTCGTGCAAAACGGCCCGCTGCAGTTCGGTCAGATCAACACGATCAAAGAAAACGATCCGACCAGCCCCGAGTTCGTGCCGACCGAGTTTGGCACCGGCGTGGTGATCGATGAAGCAGGGCTGATCCTCACCTGCCACCATGTGGTCGATCCGCAACCAACGGCAGATCATTACATCACGACGGTCGACCGGCGGACGTTCGTGGCGCGGCTGTTGGCCAGCGACGCGAAGTGCGATCTTGCTATCCTGAAGGTCGAAGGCAAGCCGTCCGATTACAAGTTCTCGCCGATCAAACTGGGCGACGCCAAGACCCTGAAGAAAGGGCAGATCGTCCTGGCCCTGGGGAATCCGTACGCCATCGCCCGCGACGGGCAGGTGAGCGCGAGTTGGGGAATCATCTCGAACCTGACGCGCAAGGTGGTCGGCAACAACGAGCCGTCCCCTCAGCAGAAGACCCTGTATCAATTTGGCTCGCTGATTCAGACGGACGCCAAGCTGAACCTGGGTACCAGCGGTGGGCCGCTGTTGAACCTGCGCGGCGAGATGATCGGGCTGACCACGGCTCTGGCCGCCTCGGTCGGGTTTGAACAGTCGGCGGGCTTCGCCATTCCGGTCGACGACACGTTCCGCCGCCTGCTCGAGCCATTGAAGCAAGGCCGCTCGGTTTCGTATGGCTACCTGGGCGTCCAGCCAAGCAATCTGGCTTATCAGCAGCGGATGCACGGCATGCAAGGAGTGGTCGTCGAGATGGTCTCGCCCCACACGCCGGCGGCGCGTTCGGACCTACGGCGTGGCGATCTGGTGACGGCCATCGACGGGGTGCCGGTTTACGACGCCGACGCCTTGCGATTGGCGATCGCCGCCCACGGCCCGCGGGCGGTGACATCGTTTCGGGTCAACCGTGACGGCCGGCAGATGGTGATCCCGATCCGGTTGTCCAAGTCGCCGAATCCGCTGCCCCAGGTGGTGACACAGCAAGAGCCATTGTGGCGCGGCATGCGGGTCGACTACCCGGTCTCGATCATGCAGTTGATTCCGTTGTTCGGCGAAGAGCACGACGACAGCGGCGTGCGCGTGATCGACGTCGAGGCGAACAGCCCCGCAGCCAAGGCGGGTATCGTGCGCGGCATGCTGGTAACGCGCGTCAACGATCTGCCCGTTTACGATCCGGAAGAGTTTCACGAGCGGGTCGACACGATGCAGGGAGCCGTCGAATTAACCGCGTCGATCAACACCCGGCCTCAGCAACATATCGTCGAGCAGCAGTAA
- the rpoN gene encoding RNA polymerase factor sigma-54, which produces MRLSFGQEMRMAQKQVLAPRMIQSMEILQLPLLALQERIEQELQENPVLEMQETDPDLPEESEEREDPDAPTSEERELVIENNKNNEADFERLMNLDQNEWPDYEERPRMSSSRLEEEGDRKHDAMANMESRPPTLHDYLIEQLGWWAPDPALRAMAERIIYSLDDGGFLPNRLEDLIDPNAPPEELELARKALALVQKLDPPGVGSRDLKECLLLQLMPGMLYYDEIKTLIVNHLEDLEHNRLPVIEKKTGFSIDHIRELLSEMRKLNLKPGALFTEQHAPTVSPDVYLDVAEGGKYKVRLEDGRTPSLFISPYYRKLLQEGRASEQEKEWIKRKLTSAQWLMDSIEQRRSTLTRVSQAIVDHQTEFLNKGPEFIEPLKMQQIADKVGVHVTTVSRAVDDKWIQTPRGIFPLKRFFGGGTVSADGEEVAWDAVRLKLQEIVDHEDKQNPLSDDELVKELDKHGLTVARRTVTKYRKAMNILSSRQRRVWK; this is translated from the coding sequence ATGCGACTTTCCTTCGGACAAGAAATGCGAATGGCGCAAAAGCAGGTGCTTGCGCCGCGCATGATTCAGTCGATGGAAATCTTGCAGTTGCCGCTGCTGGCCCTGCAAGAGCGGATCGAGCAGGAACTGCAAGAGAACCCCGTGCTCGAAATGCAAGAGACCGATCCGGATCTGCCCGAAGAGTCGGAAGAGCGCGAAGACCCCGACGCGCCGACCTCGGAAGAGCGCGAGCTGGTCATTGAGAACAACAAGAACAACGAAGCCGACTTTGAACGGCTGATGAACCTGGACCAGAACGAGTGGCCCGACTATGAAGAGCGGCCACGGATGTCGAGTTCTCGGCTGGAAGAAGAAGGGGACCGCAAGCACGACGCCATGGCCAACATGGAGTCGCGCCCGCCGACGCTGCACGATTACCTGATCGAACAGTTGGGCTGGTGGGCGCCCGATCCCGCGCTGCGGGCAATGGCCGAACGGATTATCTACAGCCTGGACGACGGCGGCTTCCTGCCGAACCGGCTCGAAGACCTGATCGACCCGAACGCTCCTCCCGAGGAGTTGGAGTTGGCCCGCAAGGCGTTGGCCTTGGTCCAAAAACTCGACCCGCCGGGCGTTGGTTCGCGCGATTTGAAAGAATGCCTGCTGCTGCAGTTGATGCCGGGCATGCTTTACTATGACGAGATCAAGACGCTGATCGTCAACCATCTGGAAGACCTCGAACACAATCGCTTGCCGGTGATCGAAAAGAAGACCGGCTTCTCGATCGACCACATCCGCGAACTGCTCAGCGAGATGCGGAAGCTGAACCTGAAGCCCGGCGCACTGTTCACCGAGCAGCACGCGCCGACCGTTTCGCCCGACGTCTACCTGGACGTGGCCGAAGGGGGCAAGTACAAGGTCCGCCTCGAGGACGGCCGCACGCCGAGCCTGTTCATCAGCCCCTACTATCGCAAGCTATTGCAAGAAGGGCGGGCCAGCGAGCAGGAAAAGGAATGGATCAAGCGCAAGCTGACGTCGGCCCAATGGCTGATGGATTCGATCGAGCAGCGGCGAAGCACGCTGACCCGGGTGTCCCAGGCGATTGTCGATCACCAGACCGAGTTCCTGAACAAGGGGCCCGAGTTCATCGAGCCCCTCAAGATGCAGCAAATCGCCGACAAAGTCGGCGTTCACGTCACCACGGTCAGCCGGGCCGTGGACGACAAGTGGATTCAGACGCCGCGAGGCATCTTCCCGCTGAAGCGGTTCTTTGGCGGCGGCACCGTCAGCGCCGACGGCGAGGAAGTGGCCTGGGACGCCGTGCGATTGAAGCTACAGGAAATCGTCGACCACGAGGACAAACAGAATCCATTGAGCGACGACGAACTGGTCAAGGAACTAGATAAGCACGGGCTGACCGTGGCCCGTCGCACCGTGACCAAGTATCGCAAGGCGATGAACATTCTTAGCTCGCGGCAGCGTCGGGTTTGGAAGTAA
- the recR gene encoding recombination protein RecR: MPGVTESVSQLIEQFSRLPGIGKKSAERLTYHVLRQSKTEALALAEAIRGVKENVRYCKVCYNLAEAELCGICTDPRRDQAVLCIVEQPRDLIALENAGNYRGLFHVLLGRIAPLEGVGPDQLTIDALVERVRNGSFQEVIMATNPTLEGDGTALYISNRLAELPVSISRLARGITTGSVLEFANREILADAIAGRQKFN, translated from the coding sequence GTGCCCGGCGTTACCGAATCGGTATCACAACTGATCGAACAGTTTTCCCGTCTGCCGGGAATCGGCAAGAAATCTGCCGAGCGTCTGACGTACCACGTGTTGCGCCAGAGCAAGACCGAGGCGCTGGCCTTGGCCGAGGCGATTCGCGGCGTCAAGGAAAACGTGCGCTACTGCAAGGTCTGCTACAACCTGGCCGAGGCCGAGTTGTGCGGCATTTGCACCGATCCACGCCGCGACCAGGCGGTGTTGTGCATTGTCGAACAGCCGCGCGATCTGATTGCGCTGGAAAATGCCGGCAACTACCGCGGGCTGTTTCACGTGCTGTTGGGTCGGATTGCGCCGTTGGAAGGAGTGGGGCCGGACCAACTGACGATCGACGCCCTGGTTGAACGGGTCCGCAATGGCTCGTTCCAGGAAGTGATCATGGCCACGAATCCGACCCTGGAAGGGGACGGAACCGCGCTATATATCTCCAATCGGCTGGCCGAGTTACCGGTCTCGATCAGCCGACTGGCCCGCGGGATTACCACGGGCAGTGTGCTAGAATTCGCTAACCGGGAAATCCTGGCCGACGCGATCGCCGGCCGTCAGAAGTTTAACTGA
- the dnaX gene encoding DNA polymerase III subunit gamma/tau, with protein MAETSGDSDTTQHDAYVVVARRYRPQTFSELVGQEHIGQALAGAIASQRVGHAYLFTGARGVGKTSAARIFAKALNCVTGPTATPCNQCDICRSVSAGDDVDVLEIDGASNRGIDEIRQLRQNVNIRASRSRYKIYIIDEVHMLTREAFNALLKTLEEPPEHVKFIFCTTEAEKIPITILSRCQRFDFAGIQTSSIAGRLKQIVAAEGVEAEPEALEMIARRAAGSMRDSQSLLEQLLACSGQKLTADDVHRLLGTAADKRLAALMGHLVAGDAGAALAEFDGALNEGVDVAQLLDQLLGYLRDLMVAAAGCSPDTFLYVGRNDQSQVIASAQQLGLETILACMQIVDGALARMRHSTRPRTLAELALVRIARLGNLEELAGLLTQLRQSSGDLTLPAATRTAAPQITAASTTRTNVSAPVEAKKKELSDDAPAAASRSLSEARPTSEVRPAPEGQILRVDTPTAAARQSDAVAEDEPSAPAPDAIEITSDNVLALWQQAIGQLAGMVVDHALSADRVAILAPNRLAVHFPAGYTTSKSFCERPEQLAQIERSLQAITGQAVRVEFSVSTATAEPKPEVERARIVSPRERMYEKMSNPLVQRAADLFDIRPLRID; from the coding sequence ATGGCTGAGACCTCGGGCGATTCGGACACCACGCAACACGACGCCTATGTGGTCGTCGCGCGTCGCTACCGGCCGCAAACCTTCTCGGAGTTGGTCGGCCAGGAACACATCGGCCAGGCCCTCGCCGGCGCCATCGCTTCGCAGCGCGTCGGACACGCTTATTTGTTCACCGGCGCCCGCGGCGTCGGCAAAACGTCGGCCGCGCGAATCTTTGCCAAAGCGCTGAACTGTGTCACGGGGCCAACGGCCACGCCTTGCAACCAGTGCGACATCTGCCGCAGCGTCAGCGCCGGCGACGACGTCGACGTGCTCGAAATCGACGGCGCCAGCAACCGCGGCATTGACGAGATTCGCCAACTGCGTCAGAACGTCAACATCCGGGCCAGCCGTTCGCGCTACAAGATTTACATCATCGACGAAGTTCACATGCTCACGCGCGAGGCGTTCAACGCCTTGCTAAAGACGCTGGAAGAGCCGCCGGAGCACGTGAAGTTCATCTTCTGCACGACCGAAGCGGAAAAGATTCCGATCACCATTCTGTCGCGCTGCCAGCGGTTCGATTTCGCCGGTATTCAGACGTCATCAATCGCCGGTCGTCTGAAACAGATCGTCGCGGCCGAAGGAGTCGAGGCCGAGCCCGAGGCGCTCGAAATGATCGCCCGCCGCGCGGCCGGTTCGATGCGCGACAGCCAGTCGCTGCTCGAACAATTGCTGGCCTGCTCGGGGCAAAAGCTGACGGCCGACGACGTGCATCGACTGCTCGGCACCGCGGCCGACAAGCGGCTGGCAGCCTTGATGGGTCACCTGGTGGCTGGCGATGCCGGCGCGGCGCTGGCCGAGTTCGACGGCGCGTTGAACGAAGGGGTCGACGTCGCCCAGCTGCTCGACCAGTTGCTCGGCTATCTGCGCGATCTGATGGTGGCCGCGGCCGGCTGCTCGCCCGATACGTTTTTGTACGTGGGGCGCAACGATCAGTCGCAAGTCATCGCCTCGGCCCAGCAATTGGGGCTGGAAACGATTCTGGCCTGTATGCAAATCGTCGACGGGGCATTGGCCCGGATGCGTCACTCGACGCGGCCGCGTACCTTGGCCGAACTGGCGCTGGTGCGGATTGCACGGCTGGGCAACCTGGAAGAACTCGCCGGGCTGCTGACGCAACTGCGGCAATCGTCGGGCGATTTGACGCTGCCTGCGGCGACGCGAACCGCCGCGCCGCAGATCACGGCGGCATCGACAACAAGAACCAACGTGTCCGCGCCGGTCGAAGCTAAAAAAAAAGAACTGAGTGACGACGCGCCGGCCGCCGCGTCACGATCACTGTCCGAAGCGCGCCCTACGTCCGAAGTTCGACCGGCGCCTGAAGGGCAAATCCTGCGTGTCGATACGCCGACAGCCGCGGCGCGACAAAGTGACGCGGTCGCTGAAGACGAACCATCAGCGCCCGCCCCCGACGCCATCGAAATCACCAGCGACAATGTCCTGGCTCTCTGGCAGCAAGCGATCGGCCAACTGGCCGGCATGGTCGTCGACCATGCCCTCTCGGCAGATCGTGTAGCAATTCTTGCGCCAAATCGACTGGCCGTTCACTTTCCGGCCGGATATACTACCTCGAAGTCGTTCTGCGAGCGTCCCGAGCAGTTGGCGCAAATCGAGCGATCGCTTCAAGCCATTACGGGCCAAGCGGTTCGCGTCGAGTTCTCGGTTTCGACGGCCACGGCCGAACCGAAGCCCGAGGTTGAGCGAGCTCGCATAGTTTCGCCGCGGGAACGAATGTACGAGAAGATGTCGAACCCGTTGGTCCAACGTGCGGCCGACTTGTTCGACATTCGCCCGTTACGCATCGACTGA